In the genome of Scylla paramamosain isolate STU-SP2022 chromosome 49, ASM3559412v1, whole genome shotgun sequence, one region contains:
- the LOC135095528 gene encoding uncharacterized protein LOC135095528, which yields MRTEGKKGVMSHFLREGEEEGEGEGEVTVLSLPLYTILLSLNLTQLDFLSLDLEGAELKVLRTVPWERVRVRVLCVECNRVGASPLTHFLLSQGYYHIGNFGIDCWYGWPSLLSQTFP from the exons atgag aactgaagggaagaaaggagtcaTGAGCCACTTCCtacgagagggagaagaagagggagagggagagggagaggtgacagtgctctccctgcctctctacACCATCCTGCTCTCCCTCAACTTGACTCAACTGGATTTCCTCTCCCTGGATTTGGAAGGAGCCGAGTTAAAG GTGCTGCGGACGGTGCCGTGGGAGAGGGTGCGGGTGAGAGTGCTGTGTGTGGAGTGCAACCGCGTGGGAGCGTCGCCTCTCACTCACTTCCTGCTCTCCCAAGGCTACTACCACATTGGCAACTTTGGCATCGACTGCTGGTACGGCTggccctctctcctctcccagacCTTCCCCTAG